From Candidatus Pedobacter colombiensis, one genomic window encodes:
- a CDS encoding M1 family metallopeptidase yields the protein MKKLIYSLIALLLTVGTTNAQLMKGKKQFSRADSLRGTLSSLRSCYDINYYHLDVKVDIPNKFISGSNEFKFTATQDFKNLQFDLFANLKVEKVVFHGIELPFKREFNAVFVTFPTTIKKGTDESFTVYYSGNPIIAKNPPWDGGFIFSKDKSGNPWVSVACQGLGASCWWPNKDHQSDEVDSMLISISVPKDLQEISNGRLRNTVEMPDGYLQYNWFVDNPINNYNITMYIGRYSHWIDEYAGEKGKLSLDFWSLKEDSPLARPHWDADVKPMLKSFEYWFGPYPFYEDGYKLVEAPYLGMEHQSAVAYGNNFKMGYLGNDLSGSGWGLKFDFITVHESGHEWFGNNITTKDIADMWVHEAFTNYSEALFTESMYGKDAALAYVVGIRKNIKNDIPIIGKYGVNQEGSGDMYYKGANLIHLIRQLINDDEKFRGILRGLNKTFYHSTVTTHQIEDYIAKQSGLKLNKIFDQYLRHTHIPVLEYQITNGVLKYRWVADVKDFDMPVKVTLKPDSFNFITPATHWKTIDIDKSITNSTFKIDPNFYIDTKQVN from the coding sequence ATGAAAAAATTAATATATAGCCTTATCGCATTATTGCTCACTGTTGGCACCACAAATGCACAGCTGATGAAGGGGAAGAAACAATTCTCCCGAGCCGATAGTTTACGTGGAACGCTAAGCTCACTGCGATCTTGCTATGATATTAATTATTATCACCTTGACGTTAAAGTAGATATCCCAAATAAGTTCATTAGTGGCAGTAACGAATTTAAGTTCACCGCCACCCAGGACTTCAAAAACCTGCAGTTCGACCTGTTCGCTAATTTAAAAGTAGAGAAGGTAGTTTTCCATGGAATAGAGCTTCCATTTAAACGGGAGTTTAATGCTGTATTTGTAACCTTTCCAACAACTATTAAAAAAGGGACAGATGAAAGCTTCACCGTATACTATTCCGGAAACCCGATAATCGCCAAAAATCCACCATGGGACGGGGGTTTTATTTTCAGCAAAGATAAATCGGGTAATCCGTGGGTATCTGTAGCCTGCCAGGGTTTGGGGGCTAGTTGCTGGTGGCCAAACAAAGACCATCAAAGCGATGAGGTAGACAGTATGCTGATCAGCATTAGCGTGCCAAAAGACCTACAAGAAATCTCGAATGGCAGATTGCGTAACACTGTAGAAATGCCTGACGGATATCTTCAGTACAACTGGTTTGTAGATAACCCCATCAACAATTACAATATAACCATGTATATCGGTAGATATTCCCACTGGATAGATGAATACGCAGGCGAAAAAGGAAAGCTCTCTTTAGATTTTTGGTCATTAAAAGAAGATAGCCCCCTTGCACGTCCGCACTGGGATGCTGATGTTAAACCAATGCTAAAATCTTTCGAGTATTGGTTTGGCCCTTACCCTTTTTATGAAGATGGCTATAAACTAGTCGAAGCCCCTTATCTTGGCATGGAACATCAAAGTGCAGTTGCTTATGGCAACAACTTTAAAATGGGATATCTGGGCAATGACCTATCCGGTTCGGGATGGGGATTAAAGTTTGATTTCATTACCGTTCACGAAAGCGGACATGAATGGTTCGGTAATAACATTACCACAAAAGATATTGCCGACATGTGGGTGCACGAAGCTTTCACCAATTACTCCGAAGCCCTATTTACCGAATCCATGTATGGAAAAGATGCAGCGTTAGCTTATGTAGTTGGCATAAGAAAAAACATTAAAAACGACATCCCCATCATAGGTAAGTACGGTGTTAACCAGGAAGGTTCCGGAGATATGTATTACAAAGGAGCAAACCTGATACACCTGATCAGACAGCTCATCAACGATGATGAAAAGTTTAGGGGCATATTGCGAGGATTAAATAAAACCTTTTACCATTCCACCGTAACTACTCATCAGATTGAAGATTATATAGCCAAACAAAGTGGATTAAAGTTAAACAAGATATTTGATCAGTACCTGCGCCATACCCATATCCCTGTACTTGAATATCAGATCACTAATGGCGTTCTTAAATACCGTTGGGTAGCCGACGTAAAGGATTTTGACATGCCGGTAAAAGTAACATTAAAACCAGACAGCTTCAATTTTATCACCCCTGCTACCCATTGGAAAACTATCGATATCGATAAATCCATCACCAATAGTACTTTTAAAATAGATCCGAATTTTTATATTGACACAAAACAAGTCAACTAA
- a CDS encoding CocE/NonD family hydrolase has protein sequence MVPVKSFWLAILLLFAAPSLFAQQTDSAYVRENYTKIERRITMRDGIKLFTSIYIPKDQSKKYPILLNRTPYTVSPYGETNYKTSLGNFPAEMREGFIFVYQDVRGKWMSEGDFEDIRPQIANKKSKKDIDESSDTYDTIDWLVKNIKNNNGKVGIYGISYPGFYSTTSLPGAHPSLKAVSPQAPVTDWYLGDDFHHNGVLFLCDAFSFMSTFGVPRPQPITPDKGPKGFKFPIQDNYRFYLEAGSVKNLKEKYFADSIKFWNNLFAHPNLDTFWRARSIQQYLTHVKPAVMVVGGFFDAEDAYGAFATYKTIKKQNPGANNILVAGPWFHGGWVRGKGDSFGDINFGQPTSTYYQENFELPFFKYHLKGEGSFSPAEANIFITGSNEWKKFSTWPPNETENKTLYFQPNGKLGFDKVQRTDSWDEYVSDPNSPVPYQAGVQAKRTREYMIDDQRFASRRPDVKVYQTDILTEDLTLAGPVLANLVVSTTGTDADYVVKLIDVYPEDSPAPSPNPRNIIMGGYQMLVRGEIMRGKYRNSFEKPEPFVPGMVTKVNYALPDVAHTFKKGHRIMVQVQNTWFPLADRNPQKFMDIYQAAPSDFQKATHRIFHDVNNASALTLTVLKP, from the coding sequence ATGGTTCCTGTTAAATCCTTCTGGCTTGCCATTCTGCTGCTTTTTGCAGCCCCTTCCCTATTTGCACAACAAACCGACTCAGCATACGTACGGGAAAACTACACAAAAATAGAAAGGCGCATCACTATGCGAGATGGCATCAAACTCTTTACCTCCATTTATATCCCTAAGGATCAAAGTAAAAAATATCCTATCCTGCTTAACCGAACACCCTATACAGTTTCACCATATGGTGAAACGAATTATAAAACAAGCCTGGGCAATTTCCCTGCCGAAATGAGAGAAGGCTTCATTTTTGTATACCAGGATGTAAGGGGTAAATGGATGAGTGAGGGCGATTTCGAAGACATCAGGCCACAAATAGCAAATAAAAAAAGTAAAAAGGACATCGACGAAAGTTCTGACACCTATGATACGATTGACTGGTTGGTAAAAAACATTAAAAACAACAATGGCAAAGTCGGCATTTATGGGATCTCCTATCCGGGCTTTTATTCAACCACCTCCTTGCCAGGTGCACATCCTTCATTAAAAGCGGTTTCTCCACAAGCTCCGGTTACCGATTGGTACCTTGGTGATGATTTTCACCACAATGGCGTCCTATTTTTGTGTGACGCCTTTAGCTTTATGAGCACTTTTGGTGTTCCAAGACCACAGCCCATTACCCCTGATAAAGGACCTAAGGGTTTTAAATTTCCAATTCAAGACAATTACCGTTTTTACCTGGAAGCTGGATCGGTTAAGAACTTAAAAGAGAAATATTTTGCCGACAGCATCAAGTTCTGGAACAATTTATTTGCCCATCCAAACCTCGATACCTTTTGGAGAGCAAGAAGTATCCAACAATACCTTACCCATGTAAAGCCTGCAGTAATGGTTGTGGGTGGCTTCTTCGATGCTGAAGATGCTTATGGAGCTTTTGCAACCTACAAGACAATTAAGAAACAAAACCCCGGTGCCAATAATATTCTGGTAGCAGGCCCATGGTTTCATGGTGGCTGGGTACGCGGCAAAGGCGATAGCTTTGGCGACATCAATTTTGGTCAGCCAACCAGTACCTATTACCAGGAAAATTTCGAACTTCCTTTCTTTAAATACCACCTGAAAGGCGAAGGTAGCTTTAGTCCGGCCGAAGCAAATATCTTTATAACTGGTAGCAACGAATGGAAAAAGTTCAGCACATGGCCACCTAATGAAACAGAAAATAAAACATTGTACTTCCAGCCAAATGGAAAGTTGGGCTTTGATAAAGTACAAAGAACAGATAGCTGGGATGAATATGTGAGCGACCCGAACAGCCCGGTTCCCTACCAGGCAGGAGTTCAAGCCAAAAGAACACGCGAATACATGATAGATGACCAGCGTTTTGCTTCCCGCCGACCGGATGTAAAAGTATACCAGACCGATATTTTAACGGAAGACCTTACCCTTGCTGGTCCCGTTCTGGCCAATCTGGTCGTTTCTACTACTGGTACAGATGCCGATTATGTAGTTAAACTTATTGATGTATATCCTGAAGATAGTCCTGCTCCCTCCCCTAATCCACGCAATATCATCATGGGTGGTTATCAAATGTTGGTACGTGGCGAAATCATGCGGGGTAAATACCGCAACAGCTTTGAAAAACCAGAACCATTTGTTCCAGGCATGGTTACCAAAGTAAATTATGCCCTTCCGGATGTTGCACACACCTTTAAAAAAGGGCATCGCATCATGGTACAAGTCCAGAATACCTGGTTTCCACTAGCCGATAGAAACCCTCAAAAATTTATGGATATCTATCAGGCAGCTCCTTCAGATTTTCAAAAAGCCACACATCGCATATTTCACGATGTAAACAATGCTTCTGCACTTACCCTAACCGTATTAAAACCATAA
- a CDS encoding DUF2490 domain-containing protein, whose amino-acid sequence MKQITFTFLFSLLVLNGFSQHVNQNSGWLMFLNSTKFSDKWGLHLDVQLRTEDNWDGVRNFLFRPGVTYYINKNSNATVGYLLTNTFLKNNGIAKYTLTEHRIWEQYVYTHKIKPVYVQHRFRLEQRFIETTGEDIFSQRFRYFVRFVLPLTEAKEPFVEGPFVALQNELFFNVQNKDKLNGKLFDQNRAYGAAGYRFSKRFDMEVGYLNQFIDGRSVNTINNAVQLAFYTRF is encoded by the coding sequence ATGAAACAGATAACCTTTACCTTTCTATTCTCTCTTCTTGTTCTGAATGGTTTTTCCCAGCATGTAAATCAAAACTCCGGCTGGCTGATGTTTTTAAATAGTACAAAGTTTAGTGACAAGTGGGGATTACATCTTGATGTCCAGCTGAGGACTGAAGATAATTGGGATGGGGTTCGGAATTTTCTCTTCAGACCCGGAGTAACCTATTATATCAATAAGAATAGCAATGCAACTGTTGGCTATTTGTTGACAAATACCTTTTTAAAAAATAACGGGATAGCCAAATATACTTTGACAGAGCACCGCATCTGGGAACAGTATGTATATACTCATAAAATTAAACCGGTTTATGTTCAGCATCGTTTCAGACTGGAGCAACGTTTTATAGAAACTACGGGAGAAGATATTTTTTCACAACGATTCCGGTATTTTGTCAGGTTTGTACTTCCCCTTACTGAAGCTAAAGAGCCGTTTGTTGAGGGACCATTTGTGGCATTACAGAATGAATTGTTTTTCAATGTTCAAAACAAAGACAAGCTAAACGGCAAGTTGTTTGATCAGAATAGGGCATATGGTGCTGCCGGTTACCGATTTAGCAAGCGCTTTGATATGGAAGTGGGCTACTTAAATCAATTTATTGATGGGCGCTCCGTGAATACGATTAATAATGCGGTTCAACTTGCTTTCTATACCCGATTTTAG